A genomic window from Purpureocillium takamizusanense chromosome 2, complete sequence includes:
- a CDS encoding uncharacterized protein (COG:K~EggNog:ENOG503NUE5), translating into MADIFSTPAPSTQISQSLDNVEDVYYQLAGASSDADPWLLRHCRFDDFGSLRLFRVQIRNAGGVPTRDKIPAHFLVGDRDVYDSARLEAGVAHDGDLREELASLVPPDIGLRILRLFMKHVFPLLPIISRSRLGLDKLDDAAPAQILNRISTPLLAAIYGSALPFASEDSYVFLATSHSKAPLAQIWSIVHKSVVRGIHSPRLYLVQAALLYIHRPVQEEHSYAITDAASMWSIIGLTVGMAHSLGLNLECRSFGMPDEEKRVRRRVWWALYCEDKWASLLFGRPPYIRSSEWDVSELEDADFYSTFLPDHGTVDLQQPFREMARLAVIAESVQDKLYSLRASQRLAVDLSASLAVAKPLLDTLGGWRASLPTNSSQTAQHGDTSQSQTHLPATIHNAYWILLVYVWRALLRATVRSSDPPVVIHMQEPSDSGYLAEDMHWRFDYLPEMDVRVEEDANDNSHIVRELHEAALTCASNVLDFLSGLDYSAFNGFWHSWSRKGFASISSFLLSLLIQAPDFPKAIKAKALLDKWQQLLRQRHKSFPFFSQGKVRLDSLSWSGLGGAFNLATHVQQALQHTG; encoded by the exons ATGGCCGACATCTTCTccacgccggccccgtcTACGCAGATATCGCAAAGCCTGGAcaacgtcgaggacgtctaCTACCAGCTCGCCGGTGCCTCCTCAGACGCAGACCCGTGGCTGCTTCGGCACTGCCGGTTTGACGATTTCGGCTCCCTTCGCCTCTTCAGGGTCCAGATCCGAAACGCAGGCGGAGTGCCCACGCGGGATAAGATTCCGGCTCACTTCCTCGTCGGTGACAGAGACGTATATGATTCTGCCAGACTCGAGGCCGGTGTTGCACATGATGGCGACttgcgcgaggagctcgctAGCTTGGTACCGCCGGATATTGGACTGAGAATCTTGCGTCT CTTCATGAAGCATGTCTTTCCTCTGCTTCCCATTATATCGCGGAGTAGGCTGGGGCTTGACAAGTTGGATGACGCAGCACCGGCACAAATTCTAAATAGAATTTCTACTCCCCTCCTGGCCGCCATCTATGGATCAGCACTACCATTCGCTTCGGAAGACAGCTACGTCTTCCTCGCTACTTCTCACAGCAAGGCTCCCCTCGCACAGATCTGGAGCATTGTTCACAAGAGCGTCGTGCGGGGCATCCACTCGCCTCGGTTATATCTTGTCCAGGCCGCCCTTCTTTATATCCACAGACCAGTCCAAGAGGAACATAGCTACGCAATCACCGATGCAGCATCCATGTGGTCTATCATCGGTCTGACCGTGGGCATGGCCCATTCCCTCGGGCTCAATCTCGAGTGTCGCTCCTTCGGGATGCCAGACGAAGAGAAAAGGGTTCGGCGGAGAGTATGGTGGGCTCTGTACTGTGAGGACAAGTGGGCGTCTCTGCTCttcggccgcccgccataCATCCGCTCCTCCGAGTGGGACGTCTCTGAGCTAGAAGATGCCGACTTCTATAGCACGTTCCTCCCGGATCATGGTACAGTTGATCTACAACAACCCTTCCGCGAAATGGCCCGCCTTGCGGTCATTGCTGAATCCGTTCAAGATAAACTGTA CTCCTTGAGGGCAAGCCAGCGTCTTGCGGTGGACCTCTCCGCCTCTCTTGCAGTAGCCAAACCGCTACTCGACACCCTCGGCGGTTGGCGGGCCTCATTGCCCACTAACAGCAGTCAGACTGCCCAACACGGAGATACGAGTCAGTCACAAACACATCTTCCGGCCACGATACATAACGCATATTGGATCCTTCTCGTCTACGTCTGgcgcgccctgctgcgcgcAACGGTTCGCTCCTCAGACCCGCCTGTGGTCATACATATGCAAGAGCCTTCTGATTCGGGCTACCTTGCGGAGGACATGCATTGGAGATTCGACTACTTGCCCGAGATGGATGTTagggtggaggaggacgcgAATGACAACAGCCATATTGTAAGGGAGCTCCACGAAGCGGCATTGACATGTGCGTCAAACGTTCTTGACTTTCTCTCTGGACTCGACTACTCGGCATTTAACGGGTTCTGGCACTCAT GGTCCCGAAAAGGCTTCGCTTCAATCTCAAGCTTCTTGTTGTCACTCCTCATCCAGGCCCCGGACTTTCCGAAGGCGATCAAGGCGAAAGCTCTGCTCGACAAATGGCAGCAGCTCCTACGCCAACGACACAAGTCTTTTCCATTCTTCTCGCAGGGCAAAGTTCGACTAGACTCGTTGAGCTGGAGTGGGCTGGGAGGGGCGTTCAACTTGGCAACGCATGTGCAGCAGGCTCTTCAGCACACTGGCTAA
- a CDS encoding uncharacterized protein (COG:S~EggNog:ENOG503P2MV~TransMembrane:1 (o56-73i)) gives MTYYGVPSRGCDGCRSKKIKCDGTKPSCERCRRAGRICPGYRPLSTVIFRPEDQRVISHVSQRLVVNAAVNDSAAELPLLPYWQQPSSRSSIHGFSHSHGADDHLSGAGAGPYWPLLPVSSHTAPATRLRGRRRRHDMQQQQHGHMAIVAVPAVPPPPALQIGRDEAICFFRDRFAWQTVSRFFVLSTRESPALLLNMVAALGLASFSFARKSPALRRAAAAEYGAALEGVNRMLSDPGTATSDSTLAVVILMSFFETLTGHSPPSTKSWTNHASGAAGIIALRGPAQLDTATGRQLLREVKGLMLATSLIHKVPLSQALVHYTHLAMARNTPSENHGERIFLITAEVANLRASLQDAATTTTPAGGEPMTNTTTTTTTTTTASVFDAVDELTARLHAWRLATPPDWQYRAVQLDDDDDDELLSDGGGAETWYGSIRPVGGRCLVYSADHVVVGWSNYRMSCILLAELLLGLLRRRVLADTPTAPSSSSSSSSFIHPSSSSSSSIHSSPHYTSSSSPSSSSSSTAAALAKCRALRRTMDQLAVDTCATVPYLLGLKCLAVAPDPDGGGGGGGALPDLCGAYMILMPLWVAACVEGPGHPLRRNAMFLLEVVARRVGIRHASLQRHFLVSLEGMAEWMDRLPPTR, from the exons ATGACATACTACGGGGTCCCGAGCAGGGGCTGCGACGGCTGCCGCAGCAAAAAGATCAAG TGCGACGGAACCAAGCCCAGCTGCGagcgctgccggcgggccGGACGCATCTGCCCGGGATACCGGCCGCTTTCGACCGTCATCTTCCGCCCGGAGGACCAGCGCGTCATCAGTCACGTTtcccagcgcctcgtcgttaacgccgccgtcaatgactcggcggcggagctgccactgctgccgTACTGGCAACAACCAAGCTCCAGAAGTAGCATCCACGGTTTTTCGCATAGCCATGGTGCCGACGATCATCTTTCCGGAGCCGGCGCTGGCCCTTATTGGCCGTTATTGCCAGTTTCGTCTCACACTGCTCCTGCTACTCGGctccgcggccggcgacgacgtcacgacatgcagcagcagcagcacgggcacATGGCAATAGTAGCAGTGCCCGCcgtaccgccgccgccggctcttCAGATCGGGCGCGACGAAGCCATCTGCTTCTTCCGCGACCGCTTCGCCTGGCAAACCGTCTCCCGGTTCTTCGTCCTGTCGACGCGCGAGTcgcccgcgctgctgctcaacatggtggcggcgctcgggcTGGCGTCGTTTTCCTTCGCCCGCAagtcgccggcgctgcggagggccgcggcggccgagtacggcgcggcgctcgagggcgtcaaccGCATGCTGTCGGACCCgggcacggcgacgtcggactcgacgctggcggtggtgattCTCATGTCTTTCTTCGAG ACTCTCACGGGCCACAGCCCTCCATCGACAAAGTCCTGGACGAACCACGCctccggcgcggccggcatcATCGCACTGCGCGGCCCGGCCCAGCTTGACACCGCCACCGGGCGTCAACTCCTTCGAGAAGTCAAGGGGCTCATG CTCGCCACCAGCCTCATCCACAAAGTCCCCCTCtcgcaggccctcgtccaCTACACCCACCTAGCCATGGCGCGCAACACGCCCTCCGAGAACCACGGCGAGCGCATCTTTctcatcaccgccgaggtcgccaaCCTGCGCGCCTCCCTGcaggacgccgccaccaccaccactcccgccggcggcgagcccatGACGaatacgacgacgacgacgacgacgacgacgacggcgagcgtctTCGATGCCGTGGACGAGCTCACCGCGCGCCTCCACGCGTGGCGCCTCGCCACACCACCCGACTGGCAGTACCGCGCcgtccagctcgacgacgatgacgacgatgagttgctcagcgacggcggcggcgcggagacgTGGTACGGGTCCATCcgccccgtcggcggccgctgcctcgTCTACAGCGCcgaccacgtcgtcgtcggctggtcCAACTACCGCATGAGCTGCATCCTCCTagccgagctcctcctcggccttctcagacgccgcgtcctcgccgacacgCCTACtgctccttcctcctcctcttcctcctcctccttcatacacccctcttcctcctcctcctcctccatccactCCTCCCCCCACTACACGTCCTCAtcttccccctcctcatcgtcttcgtctaccgccgcggcgctggccaagtGTCGTGCCCTCCGGCGGACCATGgaccagctcgccgtcgacacctGCGCCACCGTCCCGTacctcctcggcctcaagtgccttgccgtcgcccccgaccccgacggcggcggcggcggcggcggcgcgctgcccgACCTCTGCGGTGCGTACATGATCCTGATGCCGCTGTGGGTGGCCGCCTGCGTCGAGGGCCCGGGACACCCCCTGCGGCGCAACGCCATGTTCCTCCTCGAGGTGGTCGCCCGGAGGGTGGGCATCAGACATGCGTCGCTTCAGCGGCACTTTCTGGTGTCTCTCGAGGGCATGGCTGAGTGGATGGACCGGCTCCCTCCCACTCGATGA
- a CDS encoding uncharacterized protein (EggNog:ENOG503P2U1) encodes MEAQSLASLNVLASNPPQYPEKPGEERRDPLVLYISRVPGTRDIILSPFKPQIKNVTAEDVASSLYYVHLELPGQEAQTDVVPRTSEDATSVQAIPRKPVSDAARPLTPDSLHNESDLQPPSQASAQLPARQRGSSLGAYGDSLLPGPRPAQNGMPPPPRLQTSMPARKPVGPRPMTEVTPPTPLTPDVDRSPVPPSGPALEQRPAAIDPPQDHTAAYESKRSPSPEKHSRRGSLAGSPFTLTLIRRDPSSGSQWNVGRVSSRQLELAEADVDQSGIQPFSFPPVAPPAASSPPISIEIETSGYAKFRRAPPRRSGEMTLEAVMAAAAEDHAPRNEIGVFSRQVVMGYSKSWTSNVKEKLRRMEQVGRARINRDRSDSTVSVDSAMSISPPNGDLQGMKPRGYTFTSPWDGKCEFRTGTTGRSVQCRHTLYDGEAAIYNPLVADQGSAAPKSGSKTVSELRFNLPMSEVAGEQARNAKDQWRGNFSKLLKPNGDPDADADTHDYGSDSAISPFEINVGSERAGGGNRGSRAKLGKLIVYEDGLKMLDLVVAANIGVWWGAWERTF; translated from the exons atggaGGCACAGTCTCTGGCCTCGCTCAACGTCCTTGCCTCGAATCCGCCCCAGTACCCGGAAAAGCCAGGCGAGGAAAGGAGGGACCCCCTAGTACTATACATATCCCGCGTCCCGGGAACCCGAG ATATAATACTATCGCCCTTCAAACCGCAGATTAAAAATGTCactgccgaggacgtcgcctcgtcgctctaCTACGTCCATCTAGAGTTGCCCGGCCAGGAGGCGCAGACAGACGTCGTCCCGCGCACCAGCGAGGACGCCACGTCCGTGCAGGCCATTCCCCGGAAGCCCGTTTCGGATGCGGCGCGGCCTCTGACGCCGGACAGTCTGCATAATGAAAGCGATTTGCAGCCACCATCGCAGGCTTCTGCACAGCTCCCAGCCAGGCAGCGGGGCAGCTCCCTCGGGGCGTACGGAGATTCGCTCCTTCCGGGCCCACGCCCGGCTCAGAACGGTatgccgcctccgccgcgcctgcagacgtcgatgccggcaCGCAAGCCCGTCGGGCCCCGGCCCATGACCGAGGTGActccgcccacgccgctcACACCCGACGTCGACCGTTCGCCCGTGCCACCAAGTGGCCCGGCCTTGGAGCAGCGACCAGCCGCAATCGACCCTCCCCAAGACCACACCGCCGCTTATGAGTCCaagcgctcgccgtcgccggagAAACACAGCCGTCGGGGCTCCTTGGCAGGGTCACCCTTCACATTGACGCTCATCCGTCGCGATCCGAGCTCCGGCAGCCAGTGGAATGTCGGGCGCGTTTCGTCGCGGCAActtgagctcgccgaggctgaTGTTGACCAGTCGGGCATCCAGCCATTCTCTTTCCCACCCGTCGCCCCCCCTGCAGCCTCGAGCCCGCCCATCAGCATCGAGATTGAGACGTCTGGGTATGCCAAGTTTCGCCGCGCCCCGCCGCGAAGGAGCGGCGAAATgaccctcgaggccgtcatgGCGGCAGCCGCGGAGGATCACGCACCTCGTAACGAAATTGGCGTGTTTTCGAGACAGGTCGTCATGGGATACTCCAAGAGCTGGACATCCAACGTGAAGGAGAAGCTCCGGCGAATGGAGCAGGTAGGCAGGGCTAGGATCAATCGCGACCGCAGCGATAGCACCGTCTCGGTCGACTCGGCCATGTCTATCAGTCCGCCCAACGGCGACCTCCAAGGCATGAAGCCACGGGGCTACACCTTTACGAGTCCGTGGGACGGCAAGTGCGAGTTCCGCACGGGCACCACCGGGCGCAGTGTGCAGTGCCGACACACGCTCTACGACGGGGAGGCAGCCATCTACAaccccctcgtcgccgaccaaggcagcgccgcgcccaagTCGGGCAGCAAAACCGTCAGCGAGCTTCGCTTCAACCTGCCGATGTCGGaagtcgccggcgagcaggcgcgcAACGCCAAGGACCAGTGGCGAGGCAACTTTAGCAAGCTGCTTAAGCCTAACGGTGACCCGGATGCCGACGCTGACACGCACGATTACGGAAGCGACAGCGCCATATCACCGTTCGAGATCAACGTGGGGAGCGAGCGCGCAGGAGGCGGCAACCGTGGCAGCCGCGCCAAGCTCGGGAAGCTAATTGTGTACGAAGACGGTTTGAAGATGCTGGatctggtggtggcggccaatATTGGTGTCTGGTGGGGAGCATGGGAGCGTACGTTTTGA
- a CDS encoding uncharacterized protein (COG:U~EggNog:ENOG503NW5M~TransMembrane:14 (i48-73o85-104i116-142o148-167i174-192o204-224i245-264o270-290i311-331o351-370i377-396o402-424i436-462o517-535i)), whose amino-acid sequence MSSSPLPATGDNGVEPGAEKGVPNPSLEAAANITNDAAYVPEKKGLRFWLIVVSLAVTAILAALDGTIVTTSLPSISADLDGGSNYVWVSGAYFLAVTALQPLYGQLADFFGRRKLLVVSIAIFILGSGVCGGASSMGMLIAGRTVQGVGSAGINLLVELIICDLVPLRERGQYTAIIYSAATVGAAMGPWIGGEVIVKASWRWVFYINLPIGGAALVMVLLVLRVHHPRVAPKDFLRSLDAVGNIIFVGATVGVMFGLIYGGVKYPWASWHILVPLILGLVGLVVFALYEASPYCIQPSIPRQIFGNRTSIAALLITFFHSSLLTWVTYFVSVYFQTALGASPARAGVDLLPNVFGFIPAAAIAGAMLTKFGRYRPWQLAGLCIMTIGMGLYPLLDQKTPTYGWVLLVFFFAVGCGLVIPSLLPALQAKLSDEDSAAAIAVLTIGRNFGSVWGTIIPSIIFNNQFDRFSYYIEDESTRTLLLGGQAYAHATADFVNTLEGITREQVKTTYVKALTYVWYVGIVVSFAGLACVFLEEEIDLRTTLDSDFGLEEGPKK is encoded by the exons atgtcctcctcgcccctccCAGCCACCGGAGACAATGGCGTCGAGCCAGGCGCAGAGAAAGGCGTTCCGAATCCAAGCCTCGAAGCAGCTGCCAACATCACCAATGACGCCGCCTATGTTCCCGAGAAGAAAGGCTTGCGGTTCTGGCTCATCGTCGTGAGCCTCGCCGTCACGGcgatcctcgccgccctcgacggaACCATTGTCACCacgtcgctgccgtccatCTCGGCGGACTTGGACGGAGGATCCAACTACGTCTGGGTTTCGGGAGCCTACTTTCTAGCCGT GACGGCTCTCCAGCCCCTTTACGGCCAACTCGCAGACTTTTTCGGCCGTCGAAAACTGTTGGTGGTTTCcatcgccatcttcatcctcggcagcggcgtctgcggcgggGCGTCAAGCATGGGCATGCTCATTGCCGGCCGGACGGTGCAAGGCGTGGGCTCCGCCGGCATCAACCTGCTCGTGGAGCTCATCATCTGCGACCTCGTCCCCctccgcgagcgcggccaatacaccgccatcatctacagcgccgccaccgtcggcgcggccatGGGTCCCTGgatcggcggcgaggtcatcGTCAAGGCCTCTTGGCGCTGGGTCTTTTACATCAACCTGCCCATCGGCGGAGCGGCTCTCGTCATGGTTCTGCTCGTCCTCCGCGTCCATCACCCACGAGTGGCGCCCAAAGACTTTCTCCGAAGTCTGGATGCTGTCGGGAACATTATATTCGTTGGTGCGACGGTCGGCGTCATGTTTGGGCTCATctacggcggcgtcaagtaCCCCTGGGCTTCGTGGCATATCCTCGTGCCCCTGATTTTGGGCTTGGTAGGATTGGTCGTCTTTGCGCTCTACGAGGCGTCGCCCTACTGCATCCAACCGTCGATCCCGCGTCAGATATTCGGCAACAGGACGTCCATTGCGGCCCTGCTAATCACCTTCTTCCACTCATCTCTGCTCACGTGGGTCACCTACTTCGTCTCCGTCTACTTCCAGACGGCTCTCGGCGCGTCTCCCGCTCGGGCCGGCGTCGATCTTTTACCAAACGTCTTCGGCTTCATCccggccgctgccatcgCGGGAGCGATGCTGACCAAGTTTGGCCGCTACCGCCCTTGGCAACTTGCGGGACTCTGCATAATGACCATTGGCATGGGCCTCTACCCGTTGCTTGACCAGAAGACGCCGACGTATGGGTGGGTGCTGCTCGTGTTTTTCTTTGCCGTGGGCTGCGGTCTCGTCATtccgtcgctgctgcccgccttGCAGGCAAAGCTTTCGGACGAGgactcggccgccgcaaTAGCCGTCCTCACGATCGGGCGAAACTTTGGCAGTGTCTGGGGCACCATCATCCCCAGCATCATCTTCAACAATCAGTTCGATCGGTTCTCTTACTACATCGAAGACGAGTCAACTAGGACGCTGTTGCTGGGGGGCCAGGCGTACGCCCACGCGACGGCTGACTTTGTCAATACGCTAGAAGGCATCACGCGGGAGCAGGTCAAGACTACATATGTCAAGGCGCTGACCTACGTTTGGTACGTTGGCATCGTCGTTAGCTTCGCCGGCCTTGCGTGTGTCTtcctggaggaggagatcgATCTCCGCACAACTCTCGACAGCGACTTTGGTCTGGAGGAGGGGCCAAAGAAGTGA
- a CDS encoding uncharacterized protein (EggNog:ENOG503PHS3~SECRETED:SignalP(1-23~SECRETED:cutsite=AAA-AA~SECRETED:prob=0.4405)), whose amino-acid sequence MSRLAIAAAVAAAVLCNGPFAAAAAVDSPPPAAAAVTTTTPATKTADASCPTVTTVLSVCSTCFRIQCQTQSTISSMDGCAWPPVTKTTRYPCEGTCPGGCAGTDYITVTGTPSAAAGACK is encoded by the exons ATGTCACgactcgccatcgccgctgccgtcgctgccgcagTCCTCTG CAACGGcccctttgccgccgccgctgccgtagactcgccaccgcccgccgcggcggcagtcacgacgacgacgcccgccacaAAGACGGCAGACGCTTCGTGTCCCACCGTCACGACGGTTCTGAGCGTGTGCTCCACGTGCTTCCGCATCCAGTGCCAGACCCAATCGACCATCTCGTCCATGGACGGGTGCGCGtggccgccggtgacgaagacgacgcgctACCCGTGCGAGGGGACGTGTCCCGGGGGATGCGCGGGCACCGACTACATTACCGTCACGGGGACtccttcggcggcggcgggggcgtgCAAATAG
- a CDS encoding uncharacterized protein (COG:S~TransMembrane:1 (o192-210i)~EggNog:ENOG503P2MV) encodes MQQQQHGHMAIVAVPAVPPPPALQIGRDEAICFFRDRFAWQTVSRFFVLSTRESPALLLNMVAALGLASFSFARKSPALRRAAAAEYGAALEGVNRMLSDPGTATSDSTLAVVILMSFFETLTGHSPPSTKSWTNHASGAAGIIALRGPAQLDTATGRQLLREVKGLMLATSLIHKVPLSQALVHYTHLAMARNTPSENHGERIFLITAEVANLRASLQDAATTTTPAGGEPMTNTTTTTTTTTTASVFDAVDELTARLHAWRLATPPDWQYRAVQLDDDDDDELLSDGGGAETWYGSIRPVGGRCLVYSADHVVVGWSNYRMSCILLAELLLGLLRRRVLADTPTAPSSSSSSSSFIHPSSSSSSSIHSSPHYTSSSSPSSSSSSTAAALAKCRALRRTMDQLAVDTCATVPYLLGLKCLAVAPDPDGGGGGGGALPDLCGAYMILMPLWVAACVEGPGHPLRRNAMFLLEVVARRVGIRHASLQRHFLVSLEGMAEWMDRLPPTR; translated from the exons atgcagcagcagcagcacgggcacATGGCAATAGTAGCAGTGCCCGCcgtaccgccgccgccggctcttCAGATCGGGCGCGACGAAGCCATCTGCTTCTTCCGCGACCGCTTCGCCTGGCAAACCGTCTCCCGGTTCTTCGTCCTGTCGACGCGCGAGTcgcccgcgctgctgctcaacatggtggcggcgctcgggcTGGCGTCGTTTTCCTTCGCCCGCAagtcgccggcgctgcggagggccgcggcggccgagtacggcgcggcgctcgagggcgtcaaccGCATGCTGTCGGACCCgggcacggcgacgtcggactcgacgctggcggtggtgattCTCATGTCTTTCTTCGAG ACTCTCACGGGCCACAGCCCTCCATCGACAAAGTCCTGGACGAACCACGCctccggcgcggccggcatcATCGCACTGCGCGGCCCGGCCCAGCTTGACACCGCCACCGGGCGTCAACTCCTTCGAGAAGTCAAGGGGCTCATG CTCGCCACCAGCCTCATCCACAAAGTCCCCCTCtcgcaggccctcgtccaCTACACCCACCTAGCCATGGCGCGCAACACGCCCTCCGAGAACCACGGCGAGCGCATCTTTctcatcaccgccgaggtcgccaaCCTGCGCGCCTCCCTGcaggacgccgccaccaccaccactcccgccggcggcgagcccatGACGaatacgacgacgacgacgacgacgacgacgacggcgagcgtctTCGATGCCGTGGACGAGCTCACCGCGCGCCTCCACGCGTGGCGCCTCGCCACACCACCCGACTGGCAGTACCGCGCcgtccagctcgacgacgatgacgacgatgagttgctcagcgacggcggcggcgcggagacgTGGTACGGGTCCATCcgccccgtcggcggccgctgcctcgTCTACAGCGCcgaccacgtcgtcgtcggctggtcCAACTACCGCATGAGCTGCATCCTCCTagccgagctcctcctcggccttctcagacgccgcgtcctcgccgacacgCCTACtgctccttcctcctcctcttcctcctcctccttcatacacccctcttcctcctcctcctcctccatccactCCTCCCCCCACTACACGTCCTCAtcttccccctcctcatcgtcttcgtctaccgccgcggcgctggccaagtGTCGTGCCCTCCGGCGGACCATGgaccagctcgccgtcgacacctGCGCCACCGTCCCGTacctcctcggcctcaagtgccttgccgtcgcccccgaccccgacggcggcggcggcggcggcggcgcgctgcccgACCTCTGCGGTGCGTACATGATCCTGATGCCGCTGTGGGTGGCCGCCTGCGTCGAGGGCCCGGGACACCCCCTGCGGCGCAACGCCATGTTCCTCCTCGAGGTGGTCGCCCGGAGGGTGGGCATCAGACATGCGTCGCTTCAGCGGCACTTTCTGGTGTCTCTCGAGGGCATGGCTGAGTGGATGGACCGGCTCCCTCCCACTCGATGA